The genomic region AATATACACCGTTTAATTggttattttgaaaataattatgatcaCCATGTTCATTTTGCATTCCTATGATACAATATAGACATATTTTCAGTCGAATCTCACGCCGTCTCCCTTGATGCCGTCGGAAATGCGTACAAAAATCATCAAATTTAGACATGTGATACCATCCTTGGACATTGTGTCAGTTGAATTTACTCCTAAAATCTGATTTTTGTATTGCCTATTTAGGAGTATTGCCTTTATGTTATCTTTTGTGTTATGAGTTTATGTGAACTAAAGTGTTTCTTGTCTGGTTTTTATTAGGTTGCCCTACTACTACCACATGAAATTTGCTTTCCTTGTTTGGCTACAACTTCCTTCGACCGATGTAAGCTCCATACTATATTCCTTTTGACAGGTTCTCTCTGGTCGAGATCATGTTTAGTGTGGGATTGTTGGAATTATGTGGGAATTAATGCGGGTTTTTGGGTAGGCAAGAATAGCTTATCAATTATTGTCTATTGCAGGGGGCAACTCAACTCTACATGAACCATCTACGTCCTTTCCTCTTGAGACATCAAGCTACACTTGATCACATTGTGGGATTTATGGATTACCATTTGGTAAGAATTTAAAATTGGTTTGGTCTATATTTGTTGAACATTCCTTTATCTCTTGCTGATTAATGTGCGGATACTGACTTAGTGTTGAAATCTCAGTAACAAATAGATCTTCCTTCACCTTGTATAGTCGAAATTGTATAGATTTTAGATCTATCACAACTCTTTTCACGCGTACTGTTGTTATTTAGTACACTTATATTGGAGATTAcataccaaagttggctggtgtgagtggtaaaggctctcatctcttaaaaaagtggtcaggggttcgattcccgACTCTTGCGAAtcaaaaagccaaacttgggaggggtcaatcCATTAAATTGCCTTCCGTACCCGAAGGAGATTATCCTAGCTGTGTTTCATCATTATCTCAACCTAGCATAACGAGTTATTAGCTGGCTCTGGCTGGGAATACTGATAAATAACTGTTTTGTGGACTTGCAGACTAAACTTGCAACTTCATATGAAGCACAGTTCCGATTTTTAAAGAAAGTCATGAGCCGTATTCTTGCTACAGGTATGCACATATATATCTGGTACTCCTTTAGAATATTACGCTTTTATATCTAAATTATGAATTATTactacctctctctctctctcgtgtTCCCTGTACATGACGTTTGCTCGATCTGAACAGTTTATCGGACACTAAGGGGCAGTGGTCGTGGTATTGAAGGTCCATCCgatcaagaagaggaagaaagtTCTGAATCCGATGATGAAGATTAATAATGATACTTGGGACTCTTAGGACGCTTAGTGTAATTTTGTATAGCTCTGTAAATAGGTTAACAATGATGTACACTGTACAGTAGTAACTTTATGTTTCATGAAATGCTCCAAACTTCTGAGGAGTCGTATACTCGTATGTTAAGATGTATTCACCTCTAATAACTATTGCTTATATGTTTCGGAAATTTCTTCTATTATTGTTTATATCAGAATCGAACTTTCTTCGTTCAAGGATGTGAAGTATACTCATTGTTTTGGTCAGCCTAATAATGTAGCTGACTTTATGGCCAATTCGAGTCATTCGGGTCCATGTTTGGGTTGGGTTGA from Silene latifolia isolate original U9 population chromosome 3, ASM4854445v1, whole genome shotgun sequence harbors:
- the LOC141648501 gene encoding HVA22-like protein k, with protein sequence MAFMGSSHPLEVGLRLLLSPPGSNIVVRTACCSVGVVLPVYSTFKAIERKDPDEQQRCLVYWAAFGSFTVAEAITDKLIHWLPYYYHMKFAFLVWLQLPSTDGATQLYMNHLRPFLLRHQATLDHIVGFMDYHLTKLATSYEAQFRFLKKVMSRILATVYRTLRGSGRGIEGPSDQEEEESSESDDED